A window of Rhododendron vialii isolate Sample 1 chromosome 11a, ASM3025357v1 contains these coding sequences:
- the LOC131307076 gene encoding NAC domain-containing protein 67-like, with translation MTVPVGYKFRPTDQELVIDYLESKSKGKALPCDVIFEREIYGTGNKVPWQIFTKNDPWEEGSVYVLTKLIKATGSDKRTARMAGCGSWHGETSPVRILDKKRRVIGYKRMLRFRIKNGSGAMDESGEGGRWIMHEFSLYGGNGTTSTRNKQSPKGSEYVLCRIKKIYNSKDNKKSSKKVKNVVVPRPAKRARKEVFEQEQKGEALETENIVPYSQELLEAEKEGHYSQMLSDVDADLEQLRPMLESEQLASICLDFDTSDPRTLSWLPPTPFSEEFSEAEEQENYSQMLFDIDADLDFDALDPQALSGLVQTPSSEELSEARKQENYSQMLFDMDADLDFDALDPQALSGLAQTPFSEELSEAEKQGNYSQMLSSMSDADLHEELVSILKSEQLPSSIGLDSWLPGPTMPTPFFEEFSEAKEQGNYSQMLFDVDADTEELVPILEYLEQLPSFSLDFDALSEEWSL, from the coding sequence ATGACCGTACCAGTGGGTTATAAGTTTAGGCCTACAGACCAAGAACTTGTTATTGACTATCTTGAGAGCAAGTCCAAGGGTAAAGCCCTGCCTTGCGATGTCATTTTCGAGCGCGAGATTTACGGGACCGGAAACAAAGTCCCGTGGCAAATTTTCACCAAGAACGACCCGTGGGAAGAAGGCAGCGTCTATGTTCTCACGAAGCTGATCAAGGCCACCGGCAGCGACAAACGGACAGCTAGAATGGCCGGTTGTGGCTCATGGCACGGAGAGACCAGTCCTGTACGAATACTCGACAAAAAGCGTCGTGTGATAGGGTACAAGAGGATGCTGCGTTTTCGGATCAAGAATGGATCGGGAGCGATGGACGAGAGCGGGGAAGGAGGCCGTTGGATCATGCACGAGTTCTCTTTGTATGGCGGTAATGGTACTACTTCGACTAGGAATAAGCAATCGCCTAAAGGATCAGAATATGTTCTTTGTAggataaagaaaatatataacTCAAAAGACAACAAGAAATCTTCGAAGAAAGTAAAGAATGTTGTGGTCCCGAGGCCCGCAAAGCGTGCGAGGAAGGAGGTGTTTGAGCAAGAACAGAAGGGGgaagcactagaaacagaaaaTATAGTTCCTTACtcgcaagaacttttggaagcGGAGAAGGAAGGACATTATTCACAGATGCTTTCCGACGTGGATGCGGATCTTGAACAACTACGTCCTATGCTGGAGTCGGAGCAGCTAGCAAGTATCTGTCTTGATTTTGATACGTCAGACCCCCGAACCCTATCTTGGCTTCCCCCAACACCTTTCTCGGAAGAATTTTCAGAAGCGGAGGAGCAAGAAAATTATTCGCAAATGCTTTTTGACATAGATGCGGATCTTGATTTCGATGCGTTAGACCCTCAAGCCCTATCTGGGCTTGTCCAAACACCTTCCTCGGAAGAACTTTCAGAAGCGAGGAAGCAAGAAAATTATTCGCAAATGCTTTTTGACATGGATGCAGATCTTGATTTTGATGCGTTGGACCCTCAAGCCCTATCTGGGCTTGCCCAAACACCTTTCTCGGAAGAACTTTCGGAAGCGGAGAAGCAAGGAAATTATTCACAAATGCTTTCTTCCATGTCGGATGCGGATCTTCATGAGGAACTAGTTTCTATATTGAAGTCAGAGCAACTACCAAGTAGTATCGGTCTTGATTCTTGGCTTCCCGGCCCGACAATGCCAACACCTTTCTTTGAAGAATTTTCGGAAGCGAAGGAGCAAGGAAATTATTCGCAGATGCTTTTTGACGTTGATGCGGATACTGAAGAACTAGTTCCTATATTGGAGTACTTGGAGCAGCTACCAAGTTTCAGTCTTGATTTTGATGCGTTGAGCGAGGAATGGAGCTTGTAA